The Babylonia areolata isolate BAREFJ2019XMU chromosome 24, ASM4173473v1, whole genome shotgun sequence genomic interval gtttacaaaacacacaatgaTAATGACTGTTGCAGCTGACAGACGGAACCCTGCTGTGGCTGTAATTgggagactcggaatgagcggcgtgggagtaataccactgaaaatGTGCTGATGATGGGGAAAGAAGACATTTGTTTCAGCTACTCGTCATGCAGGTCTCTGAAGGTGACGGGTGTGACGGAGGTGGTACCGGCGGCCTGTGGGGGGGACCTGGTCGTGAAGGAGACGACGTTCGCCCACAGCTTAGTCGCCCCTTCCTTCACCCGCCCCCTCACGTCGGGCAGCATCAACAACCACACCAGCGCCACGACGAAAGGCAGCATGTCGCTGAGAAAGTGGATGACGACGGAGGCGATGAGGATGTGCTTCCAAGGCCCGCGTCTGACGATGAGGAAGGTGTGCTCCGGGCCCATCATAAGCACGGACAGCACGGCCACTAGCACGTGCACCCAGCACGACTCCAGCTCCTGGGCGGTGGCCGACATCACCGCCTGCCCCGTCTCCGCCCTGCTGGGGGCCACGTCCTCCTTGGTGGCTTCCTGTTTGTGGCGGAAGAGGACGAGCAGAATGACCAGGACTATCAGGACCACGGCGGGCACGAAGAATGACAGCGCGTTCAGGACGCTCTTGGCCCATTTCTCCAAGACTAACGGACAGGCGTTGTCGTTCCACACGGTCAGCACGTCCCGGTTCAGTCCCCCGAAGATCATGGGCAGGAGCAGCACCCCAGCCACCAGCCAGGGCGAAGCGATGAGCAGCGCGGGCAGGGCCCTCtgcagccaggcaggcagacgTCCCAACCACCGCGGACCTTCGTAGCGCAGCAGGCGGGCCAGGTAGTGCAGCAGCAGCGCCACCACGCCCCACATGCTGATGAAATTCTGCACAAAGGCCACGAGcacgatgaggatgacgatgaagtAACAGCCGTGTACCCACTGTTCCCGCACCGTGTAGTCCACAGTGAAGGGCGCCCCCAGCACGCCCACAAAGAGGTTGGCGACCACCACGTTAATCACCAACTTGTTCCGCATCCGGCTCCGCAGCAAGGATGACGTCAGGATGGCCGCGAGCAGCAGTAGGTTGGCGCCGATGATCAGGATGGCCTGCAGCGTACCCAACACCTGCATGGACAGCATCACGGCCCGCATGAAGTCGTTCCGGATCCAGGCGGGAGGCACCAGGCTGCTTCCCGGGGCCGTGCTGTTGAGCAAGGAGGAGTTGGCGGTTGTGGTGGAGAaagtggcgggggtggtggtggggatgggggaagacgTTAAAGGGGCTTTCGTCACCATGGCCGCCTACCTTCCGTTGCCGCTCGGTCACAACACGACGGTGTGGTGC includes:
- the LOC143299031 gene encoding uncharacterized protein LOC143299031 yields the protein MVTKAPLTSSPIPTTTPATFSTTTANSSLLNSTAPGSSLVPPAWIRNDFMRAVMLSMQVLGTLQAILIIGANLLLLAAILTSSLLRSRMRNKLVINVVVANLFVGVLGAPFTVDYTVREQWVHGCYFIVILIVLVAFVQNFISMWGVVALLLHYLARLLRYEGPRWLGRLPAWLQRALPALLIASPWLVAGVLLLPMIFGGLNRDVLTVWNDNACPLVLEKWAKSVLNALSFFVPAVVLIVLVILLVLFRHKQEATKEDVAPSRAETGQAVMSATAQELESCWVHVLVAVLSVLMMGPEHTFLIVRRGPWKHILIASVVIHFLSDMLPFVVALVWLLMLPDVRGRVKEGATKLWANVVSFTTRSPPQAAGTTSVTPVTFRDLHDE